Proteins from a genomic interval of Lycium ferocissimum isolate CSIRO_LF1 chromosome 2, AGI_CSIRO_Lferr_CH_V1, whole genome shotgun sequence:
- the LOC132032834 gene encoding uncharacterized protein LOC132032834 has product MASLSGILQRPVVAASAVAIASVSTDLHEKLRPSKSLDNCEQLNSSSALQENKTSWVSQISVSKIADLSFASRIRVPVPNVNVPSPSTSSSCLSGSSFGTCSALVNCYESAALAKSANPSTYEYTVPSSPSEASYRWHLPEPNAVHISGNCHCSPVKSKTVVVLLGWLGAKQKHLKRYAEWYASRGYHVITFTFPMSEILSYQVGGKAEQDIELLVNHLADWLEEEHGKNLVFHTFSNTGWLTYGVILEKFQKQDDALMRRIKGCIVDSAPVAAPDPQVWASGFSAAFLKKKSVATKRIMTLSDRDTDVTIQAKTSAETKPAVTEAALLLILEKFFEVVLNLPTVNRRLSDVLDVLTSQQPSCPQLYIYSSADRVIPAVSVESFVEEQRRSGRNVRACNFISTPHVDHFRNDPELYTSQLSQFLEDSVLSSCKQ; this is encoded by the exons ATGGCTTCCTTGTCTGGAATTCTCCAAAGACCGGTAGTTGCAGCATCTGCAGTTGCTATAGCTTCTGTATCTACTGATCTTCATGAAAAATTGCGCCCATCTAAGTCATTGGATAATTGTGAACAATTGAATTCCTCATCAGCATTGCAAGaaaacaaaacatcatgggtgTCTCAGATATCCGTTTCTAAGATAGCCGATTTGTCCTTTGCCAGCAGAATACGCGTTCCTGTGCCTAACGTAAATGTTCCAAGTCCCAGCACCAGTTCTAGTTGCCTTTCGGGTTCTTCTTTTGGTACTTGTTCTGCGTTGGTCAACTGTTATGAATCAGCAGCGTTGGCCAAGTCTGCTAATCCATCCACATATGAATATACAGTTCCTTCTTCACCTTCAGAGGCGTCGTATAGATGGCACTTACCAGAGCCAAATGCTGTTCATATATCAGGGAACTGTCATTGTTCACCAGTAAAGTCTAAGACAGTGGTAGTATTGTTGGGATGGTTAGGTGCAAAGCAAAAGCATCTAAAGAGATATGCAGAGTGGTATGCATCAAGAGGATATCATGTCATTACCTTTACTTTCCCAATGTCTGAGATTCTCAGCTATCAAGTCGGGGGAAAGGCAGAACAGGACATTGAACTTCTTGTGAATCATCTTGCTGATTGGTTGGAAGAAGAGCATGGAAAGAACTTGGTCTTCCACACTTTCAGTAATACTGGATGGTTAAC TTATGGTGTCATTTTGGAAAAGTTTCAAAAACAAGATGATGCTTTAATGAGAAGGATCAAGGGTTGTATTGTTGATTCTGCCCCTGTGGCAGCTCCGGATCCACAG GTGTGGGCTTCTGGATTCTCTGCTGcctttttgaaaaagaagagtGTTGCAACAAAACGCATCATGACTTTAAGCGACAGAGACACAGATGTGACAATACAAGCCAAAACTTCTGCAGAAACTAAGCCTGCAGTAACTGAAGCAGCATTGCTATTAATACTGGAGAAGTTCTTTGAGGTCGTTTTGAACCTTCCCACCGTAAATAG GAGGCTTTCTGATGTTCTAGATGTATTGACATCCCAGCAACCAAGTTGCCCACAATTATACATATACAGCAGTGCAGACAGAGTAATTCCTGCGGTTTCTGTTGAGTCCTTTGTAGAAGAGCAACGAAGAAGTGGTCGCAACGTTAGAGCTTGCAACTTCATTTCTACACCTCATGTTGATCATTTCAGAAATGACCCAGAATTGTATACTTCACAGCTCTCCCAATTTCTAGAGGACTCCGTTCTAAGCTCTTGCAAACAATAA
- the LOC132047933 gene encoding agamous-like MADS-box protein AGL62 translates to MENHEKKRSRGRQKIAMEKIGKKKSLQVTFSKRRTGLFKKASALCGAQVAVIVESPAGKIFSFGNPSVHSVIHRYETGDVNDGRKKYLDAKGDKASNWWEDLSVENLELQELEECMAAMQLLKKNLLKRSDDLTSSSSCDDVLIPNMTFNQFGALPLQYYDVGGCSN, encoded by the coding sequence atgGAGAATCATGAGAAGAAAAGAAGTAGGGGACGACAAAAGATTGCAATGGAGAAAATAGGAAAGAAGAAGAGTTTGCAAGTAACATTCTCTAAGAGACGAACAGGTCTTTTCAAGAAAGCTAGTGCATTATGCGGTGCTCAAGTTGCCGTCATTGTTGAATCACCAGCCGGTAAAATCTTTTCATTCGGTAACCCTTCTGTCCACTCTGTTATACACCGATATGAAACCGGTGATGTCAATGATGGTAGGAAAAAGTATTTGGATGCTAAGGGAGACAAGGCATCTAATTGGTGGGAGGATTTGTCTGTGGAGAATTTAGAGTTACAAGAACTTGAAGAATGTATGGCTGCTATGCaacttttgaagaagaatttgttGAAAAGAAGTGATGAtttgacttcttcttcttcttgtgatGATGTTTTGATTCCCAATATGACTTTCAACCAATTTGGAGCGCTTCCTCTTCAGTATTATGATGTTGGAGGATGTTCAAATTAA